A single window of Pseudomonas lutea DNA harbors:
- a CDS encoding sigma-54-dependent transcriptional regulator produces the protein MHDLASTRHLLIVEPCEECLQLIPGLHIAGWEVETCTLEQAVSRPCDVGLIRLLPEHFEHPDAVKNLISRSNTEWIAALTSEDLRRELVGDFVCEWFFDFHTLPFDVARVQVTLGRAYGMARLRAKGTEYGESAGQKLLGESRPMRELRRLLTKLAPTESPVLIRGEGGTGKKLIARTLHAQSQRREQPFVTVNCATTPEHLLQAELFGEVGKGGDGLRQRMPGRIEEADGGTLFLDEVGDLPLEVQANLLRFLQQRHVEVDGERVPVDVRVVATTHVDLEAAIRMKRFREDLYYRLNVLQVGTAPLRERHGDLALLANHFAQFYSRETGRRARNFSQDALVAMGKHDWPGNVRELENRVRRGLVLAEGRQIEAFDLGLLGEEAFSSSMATLEEYKSRAERQALCDVLTRHSDNLSVAAKVLGISRPTFYRLLHKHQIR, from the coding sequence ATGCACGATCTGGCCTCCACACGCCACCTGCTGATTGTCGAACCGTGCGAAGAATGCCTGCAATTGATCCCCGGCCTGCACATTGCGGGTTGGGAAGTCGAGACCTGTACGCTTGAGCAGGCGGTGTCGCGGCCCTGTGATGTGGGGCTTATCCGCCTGCTGCCCGAACACTTCGAACACCCCGACGCAGTAAAGAACCTTATTTCCCGCAGCAACACTGAATGGATAGCAGCGCTGACCAGTGAAGACCTGCGCCGCGAGCTGGTCGGTGACTTTGTGTGCGAGTGGTTCTTTGACTTCCATACGTTGCCCTTTGATGTCGCCCGGGTACAGGTGACGCTCGGACGTGCCTATGGCATGGCACGTCTGCGGGCCAAAGGCACGGAGTATGGCGAAAGCGCAGGGCAGAAGCTGTTGGGAGAAAGCCGGCCGATGCGCGAGTTACGCCGGCTGCTGACCAAGCTGGCCCCGACCGAATCGCCAGTGCTGATTCGTGGCGAAGGCGGCACCGGGAAAAAGCTGATTGCGCGCACCCTGCATGCGCAATCCCAGCGTCGGGAGCAGCCGTTCGTGACGGTGAACTGCGCAACGACGCCCGAACATTTGTTGCAAGCGGAGCTGTTTGGCGAGGTCGGCAAGGGAGGTGACGGGCTGCGCCAGCGCATGCCCGGGCGCATAGAAGAAGCTGACGGCGGCACGCTGTTTCTTGACGAAGTCGGCGACCTGCCGCTGGAAGTACAGGCCAATCTGTTGCGCTTTCTGCAGCAGCGTCACGTTGAGGTGGACGGCGAACGGGTGCCCGTGGACGTGCGTGTGGTGGCGACGACCCATGTCGATCTGGAAGCGGCGATCCGCATGAAGCGCTTTCGCGAAGACCTTTATTACCGGCTCAATGTCTTGCAGGTAGGCACTGCGCCATTGCGAGAGCGGCATGGTGATCTGGCCTTGCTGGCCAATCATTTCGCGCAGTTTTACAGCCGCGAGACCGGCCGACGCGCGCGTAATTTCAGCCAGGACGCACTGGTTGCCATGGGCAAGCATGACTGGCCCGGCAATGTGCGAGAGCTGGAAAACCGGGTGCGTCGCGGGCTCGTGTTGGCCGAAGGTCGGCAGATCGAAGCGTTTGACCTGGGGTTGCTTGGCGAGGAGGCGTTCAGTTCAAGCATGGCCACGCTGGAAGAATACAAGTCCCGGGCCGAACGGCAGGCGCTGTGCGACGTGCTGACCCGCCACAGCGATAATCTCAGCGTTGCTGCCAAGGTACTGGGCATCTCGCGCCCGACGTTCTACCGTTTGTTGCACAAGCACCAGATCCGATGA
- a CDS encoding vWA domain-containing protein — MNASPKPGALGGGRNGAARTGSHGAIAWLPTLLRGRPRVRADLVHQPRSRRPQQLWLVIVDASASTRRHQALSLAKGLLAGVFDDAYRQRARLALLTASGNDARWQHQGLKASAALQPWLDALGAGGGTPLAEAINQAAEWSAVRHKRYPAEQQRVLIVTDGRVKHVPPLAPFSGPVLLVDIERGPIRLGRAREIARQLDADYRHLDDC, encoded by the coding sequence GTGAATGCCAGCCCTAAGCCGGGCGCACTCGGCGGCGGCAGGAACGGCGCTGCCCGCACAGGCAGCCATGGAGCGATAGCCTGGCTGCCGACGTTATTGCGTGGCCGACCGCGCGTGCGTGCGGATCTGGTTCACCAACCCCGCAGCCGGCGCCCGCAGCAACTGTGGCTGGTGATTGTGGACGCATCGGCATCGACCCGGCGGCATCAGGCGCTGAGTCTGGCCAAAGGCTTGCTGGCAGGTGTGTTCGATGACGCCTATCGGCAGCGCGCCCGGCTGGCCTTGCTGACCGCCAGCGGCAACGACGCGCGCTGGCAGCATCAGGGGCTCAAGGCCAGCGCGGCGTTGCAGCCATGGCTGGATGCGCTGGGGGCTGGAGGAGGTACGCCGTTGGCCGAGGCGATCAATCAGGCCGCCGAGTGGTCGGCCGTGCGTCACAAACGCTACCCCGCAGAGCAGCAACGGGTGCTGATCGTCACTGACGGGCGAGTCAAGCATGTCCCGCCCCTGGCTCCATTCTCAGGCCCCGTGCTGCTGGTCGACATCGAGCGCGGTCCCATCAGGCTGGGGCGCGCCCGGGAAATCGCCCGGCAGCTCGACGCAGATTACCGCCACCTCGACGACTGCTGA
- a CDS encoding ATP-binding protein — protein MTDIPHFPLAAVVGADDLKVALCLTAIDPKIGGVLIEGPRGMAKSTLARGVADLLASGQFVTLPLGATEERLVGTLDLDAALGEGRAAFSPGVLAKADGGVLYVDEVNLLPDHLVDLLLDVAASGVNLVERDGLSHRHPARFVLIGTMNPEEGELRPQLLDRFGLNVALSGQTLPEQRGQIIRRRLDFDAAPEAFCQQWATQQQALKARCESARGLLETIALDDASLGLITERCFAAGVDGLRADLVWLRAARAHAAWRGSPAIAEADIDAVADFALRHRRRAPQPPRQSSQPAEQPPQPQQSQQPTQPSLPRPALDQPPSRTAESPADAGQTDHKPPQDGEGSWGELPARSMVTGARKEVPHWPKKP, from the coding sequence ATGACCGACATTCCACATTTTCCTCTGGCTGCTGTCGTCGGTGCCGATGACCTGAAGGTTGCGCTATGCCTGACCGCCATCGATCCGAAAATAGGCGGTGTGTTGATCGAAGGGCCGCGCGGCATGGCCAAATCGACGCTGGCCCGCGGCGTGGCAGATTTGCTGGCAAGTGGTCAGTTCGTGACGTTGCCGTTGGGCGCTACTGAAGAACGGCTGGTCGGTACGCTGGACCTGGACGCCGCGCTGGGTGAGGGCCGCGCGGCGTTTTCGCCAGGCGTACTGGCCAAGGCGGACGGCGGCGTGCTGTATGTCGATGAGGTCAATCTGCTGCCTGACCATTTGGTCGACCTGCTGCTGGACGTGGCCGCCAGCGGCGTCAATCTGGTGGAGCGTGATGGCCTGTCTCACCGCCACCCGGCGCGCTTCGTTCTGATCGGCACCATGAACCCGGAAGAGGGCGAACTGCGGCCCCAACTGCTCGACCGTTTTGGGCTGAACGTGGCACTGAGCGGGCAGACGCTGCCGGAGCAGCGTGGGCAGATCATCCGTCGTCGTCTGGATTTCGACGCGGCACCCGAAGCGTTTTGTCAGCAGTGGGCAACGCAGCAGCAAGCGCTCAAGGCCCGTTGTGAAAGCGCCCGGGGGCTCTTGGAGACCATTGCCCTGGATGACGCAAGTCTGGGGTTGATCACCGAGCGCTGTTTTGCAGCAGGAGTCGACGGCTTGCGCGCGGATCTGGTGTGGTTGCGAGCCGCTCGCGCACATGCAGCCTGGCGCGGAAGTCCTGCTATCGCCGAGGCCGACATCGATGCCGTGGCCGACTTCGCCCTGCGTCACCGACGCCGCGCACCGCAACCGCCTCGGCAGTCATCGCAACCGGCTGAGCAACCCCCACAACCCCAACAATCGCAACAGCCGACGCAACCATCCTTACCCCGGCCAGCACTCGATCAGCCGCCATCCCGCACAGCCGAGAGCCCGGCCGACGCGGGTCAAACGGACCATAAGCCGCCGCAGGACGGCGAGGGCAGCTGGGGCGAGTTGCCCGCACGCAGTATGGTGACGGGCGCCCGTAAAGAAGTGCCGCACTGGCCAAAAAAGCCCTAG